From a region of the Terriglobales bacterium genome:
- a CDS encoding response regulator transcription factor, giving the protein MVEHAFYERSGDPVAVTSRPRVLLADDNPEILDTVAEILKRECLVLEAVLDGQSVLRDALTLRPDVIVLDISLGDLTGIEVARHLQEMGCRAKIVFLTVHENPDFIRAAFEAGASAYVFKSALGTDLIEAIEAVNAGETFISYIS; this is encoded by the coding sequence GTGGTGGAGCACGCCTTTTACGAGCGGAGCGGAGACCCGGTCGCGGTGACCTCGCGCCCCCGCGTGCTGCTGGCGGACGACAATCCCGAGATCCTGGACACGGTCGCCGAGATCCTCAAGCGGGAGTGCCTGGTGCTGGAGGCGGTGCTGGACGGGCAATCGGTACTGCGCGACGCCCTCACCCTGCGCCCCGACGTCATCGTCCTGGACATCTCGCTGGGCGACCTGACCGGCATTGAAGTGGCCCGGCACCTGCAGGAGATGGGGTGCAGGGCCAAGATCGTCTTCCTCACCGTTCACGAGAATCCCGACTTCATCCGCGCCGCCTTCGAGGCCGGCGCCAGCGCCTACGTCTTCAAGTCCGCCCTGGGCACCGACCTGATCGAAGCCATCGAGGCGGTGAATGCGGGGGAGACCTTCATCTCCTACATCTCCTGA